From Mastacembelus armatus chromosome 9, fMasArm1.2, whole genome shotgun sequence:
CGCCCCTCTGCGTCAGTGTTCCCCACTCTCACTCTGCGGCCCGCACGGGAAACCACCAGCTCATCAGCCACGTAGCAGTCTGAGaaaacacacgtacacacagcGACCTTAAGAAAGAAACCCACGACACTGATGCCACTGAGAAGAATAAAACTAGGAAGAtaagtgatggaaaaaaaatggattAAAACCAACCTGTGCCGACGCTGTTCCTCACCATGGCCATCGAGCCAACAACCTTCAGATGTTTTGGCTTCAGTTTGGCCAAGATCTAGATGGCAAGAAGGACAGTAAGTGACAGATCTGTGATCAAGGTACTGAAGGTTACATTtccacagacaaaaacattaatatgtTCTTTGGGCACCATCATGACTGAGCGACATCCCGGTAAATCAAAAGTCCTGAGGTTCTGGGCCAAACCAAGAAACCAGGTTCTGTCTGTGCCCAGTAAACGCTCCCTGAAGGTTTGTTATTCAGCTGCACAGGAAGGTCGCTCACCTGGAAGAAGCcggccacagcagcagctccacactTGTCCCTGTGCATCCCAGCCATGATCCCACCTGCTTTGATGTCAGCTCCACCAGTGTCGTAGGTGATTCCCTGCAATCACCACATGAGAACCAGTCTCTATTTATCGACTAGTCAGTTACAGACACAATAAACACTCTGGTTTGCTTAAACAAAAGGGACAGAACTCACTAATAATGGAATCTGctaattattttctcaattgaCTGTTATGGTATGTTTATAGAATATTTCATTTAGTGTCATGTTgttacaaagaaaagaacatttaaGAAGTTTCCACTAGTAAATATGATGAAATAACTGATTGATTTGCTATTGATCAACTAATTGCAGAGACAGTATCTGGGGGagactatctgactccatactaccaatcccctccatctggtcatcctcccgacctcagcctagaaaatcaggtatacgccagatcaaccactctgtactagctaacatccccagaaacatggactcgacacctttccacaacactcattttgggcttcttaacgttcgctccctctctcaaaaagcatccctcatctttgacattattcttaaacacaatctcgacatcctgtgcttaactgaaacctggcagcagccctcttagctgacctcatctctctgtcagccaacataattcttcttggtgattttaacatccacttcgacaatcccaacaacaccgctacaaaagacctaatttcctgtctggacagctttgggctccaacaatacatcacctccccaacacattctctaggccacaccctcgacttagtctgctgctctggcgtcacagttcagtcatgttctaccctcgacaccttcttctccgaccacaaactagtctgctttaactccaaactacctctcttcaaaacccacctctcccgcaccatcaccttccgtaacttaaagaacatcgacctcccctccttcactgctgctctcaacaacctttcatgtactaattacacaccgtccctctccaacatgttatccaatttcaactgtgagctacgaaatctactcaacaccttcgccccactcaaaactagatctgtatcctttacgcactctgctccatggtacacacccgaactccgcctcctcaaaacccaagcccgtcgccttgaacgtctcttcaaaaaaaccggttcatccacccacaaggacttatacctaaaccacatactgaagtacaagcaaaccattactcaaacaaaatctgacttctatgcctcgcttattgtatccgcctctggctccacgcgttccctcttctccactgtcaaaaatttattgggccctcccgatactcctctcttcccttcactctccaccaccttgtgcaataacttcctggatttcttctcatcaaaaatcgaaaatatacaccagcaatttccccccatctgtgacactgcgaactgcctccactgtacccttccctctctaccagtatcctccctgctttcgagttttatcattccacccaccacggttatctcttcgctgatcctcaaatccaaaccctcaacctgcaaacttgaccccctaccaaccaacctcgtcaagctctgtctcccctctctccttcctcatcttacccacattattcacacttccctcagttctggcatcgtacccccatcactcaagacagccatcatctcaccaattctaaaaaaacctggtctcgatcctgccgaccttaacaacttccgccctatctccaatctcccgttcctctccaaaatcctggaaaaagttgttcaccaccaggtccatacccacctttccgccaatagcctatacgaacactttcaatctggtttccgccaacttcacagcactgaaactgccctggtcaaaatcaccaacgacctcctagtagccgcagactctggccttgtctccatcctcatcctccttgacctaactgcagcttttgacaccatctcacacaatattctcctccatcgccttgcttccatcggcatagccggctcggtcctctcatggttcacctcctacctatctgaccgcacccagtccgtccatctccagaacttccactcccagccctctactgtcagttgtggcgtgcctcagggctctgtcctggggcccctcctctttattatttatctccttcctctcggaaatatccttaggcaacataacatcaatttccactgttatgcagacgacacccagttctacctctctgctgctccatcttctaccctcccccctccctccctccttacctgcttacataatatcaaatcctggttcacccataactttttgaaactcaaccctgacaaaactgaaattctcctcgtgggcaccagatccaccctttctaaaaccagcaccttctccattcaaattgacaacaatactgtccccccctccccccaagttaaaagcctgggtgtcatcctagacggtactctctccttcactcagcatatcaataccactacccggtcggcctactcccatctccgtaacataaaccgcatccgttcctcactcaccaccgatagcacggcaatactcattaacgcctttgtcacctctcgtttggattactgtaactcactcctcactggtctacctctcaaatcacttcgcaaacttcaacttgtccagaactctgctgcccgaatcatcaccagaactccatcctcacatcatatcacccctgtccttaaacaacttcactggctccctgtgtccttccgtataaactataaaatcctccttctcacctacaaagccctccactctattgccccaccatacatcactgaactacttcatatctattctccgcctcgtcctctccgctcctccagttccactctcctctgcacccctacagcgcgcctggccaccatgggcgctagatccttcagccacactgcgccccgcctttggaacattctccctcatcgcatccggtcgtctccagacttatcaacttttaaatcatcactcaaaacatatctgttccgtatagcgttttccacctaactctcttaacttctcaaagcagcccgtgatgtcctaccaccctctgcctatttcatattgtctcatactgtttcatatttgttgttctgtcatctgggtttctgtatttcaatttacttttactgtacttcgcccacttcctagataatccacgcttttgcctttacattctctcccgccgtttatgtattcttgttactgttgttttaatgcactctatgtatatcatgctgtatgcttccttttctatctgtaaggtgaccttgagactttgaaaggcgccatgaaataaaatgtattattattattattattagttgtacatctgtttgctttattttcaatTCAGATCAATTACAGCATTTTACACTATTTCCCTGTATTTCAGGCTGCCATATGGTATATTTGGCAGATGACTGAAGTTCTGTGGGTgagacattaaaataataataaattcagTCATTGTTAATATATTAGTCAGGTTGATGTCAAATTTGCTAAATCAAACATGGAGCTAGTTCATCTCCAATGTTCCTTCTCACATAAGTGTTTTCAATCTAGGTAATCCAGGTTAATGCTTTAGTGGTTTCGAGAACACAAGTCTGATCGTCCCTTCTCACCTTTCCCACCAACATGAGCGTCTTATGGATTGGCCCTTCTCCAGAGTACTGCAGCTTGATAACTCTGGCCTGGTGACGGGGAACACCTGCACCAGGAGCAATTATTACTCTTAAGAATCTGTACCTGTATTCATTTTAAtaagtaataaaaacagaatatgcTTCCTTACTGCTGGCACAGCGGTTCACTGCAGCCAGGCAGGGATACTCCTTCTCCAGAACATTCAGGTCACGTATAACTTCAACCTAGAGGTGGATAAACATGAACATGTTCTAACATTTGTGGCCACAAAAAAAGTTTTAGGTGCTGGTGAAAAACTGTTCTGGACCATAACTAAAGTTGTTTCTACTCATTGTTGTGATTGTTCTTTAGAGGAACAGCAGATAACTTCACTCTTTCCTAAGAAAATAAACTACAGCATCATATGATCTAGTTGTCATATTTCTTGCTACCTGCACACGGCTGTCTTTAAAGAGTTGCTGCACATAATCAGCCACACGAGGAGCAGCCATACGCTCGGGGTCTGAGCCTCCAATATCACGGTACGCCAGTCTGAGGAGGGGAAACACGACAGCTGGTGAGTGAGTGACTAAAAACAACGTGACAAAGGAAATAAGATGAACTCACCTCCCACTCTCCAGAGCATCAGCTAGCTTCACCAGTCTCTGTCCCTGAGCCTCCTGTGGAGACCACAGCCCCAGAACACACACCTTGTGGTTGGTGGGTTTCGCATTTCCCTCCCTCACTTCCAGCGGCTTGTGagtgaaagagggaaaaaaaaaaagttagccTACTGTCctggacatttattttatgttggcATGTTTTAGTTATGATGGACATGTTCAAGTTTCATGTGAAACTTACATAAAGTCTTTATGTCTTTATGTAAGAAGGACATGATGGTGTTTTCTCACCATGTAGAGAGCATGAAGGGCTCCGAGCGCAGCCACCAAGCTGCTGTTCTTATAATCCTTGTGAGGAGGGCagaccagcagggggcgctgcaTGCCGGCTTTCAAGGCCCTGAAAGGACACATGGAGATGAGACGACAAAGAAAGCTGGAGATAAACCAAACCGAACTCAGATACCAGACGAACCTTTTGATGCCGTTCACTGCTGCATCACTGAAGCGTCTCACATCATCGTAGTCGCGGTTTACGGGCCCGGTTGAGGCAAACACCAGGCGGTTACCTGGGAGGCCAGGGACCTTGAGGACCACCACTTCCTCCCCCAGACCACTGTCCACCTAGAGgttaacagcagcacacagcGAAAAATCATCATATGAAAAAGCATCACCAGAGAATGTGATATATCTTCTTGAACCATCTTTATTAAAGTAGAAGACTGAGGCTGTGAGATTCCTTAATATCCTTTATGGGCCCTTTGACTAACATAGTGTCTATATGTGCCCTATTGTACTGACACTGGtattctgaatatttttaaaggtgcaatgtgtaaaatgtgaaacattttgcAGCACACCCCACCTGTCTCTAGGTGGAGGAAGGGCACGGTGGCCGTCActcttaaaacaaaatgtaattccTAGTCTAGAGTCAGTGTTGGTTTGTCggttctgggctactgtagaaacaggagagtgcaacatggctgcctctgcgAAAGGAGACCCgttccctatgtagatttaaaaggctcattgtGACATTAAGAAATGGATTGGCTGCAGGTGCTAGAAGAGCCGACACTTACTGAGCTGTAGTCCTGCAGAGGAGCTTTCAGAGACTCGAGCTCGGAGGGCAGTGTGTCATGACTCTGGGTCACTAAGATGATGCCATCAAAACTAGAAGAACGACAATCCCATCATCAGCCCAAGTGAACAAACACTGGCAGCTGGAGAGAAAATGTTTGTACTGATACTCACTTCTGGTTCCTGAGGTCGGCGGTCCACTCAACGGGCTGAATGCtgggaagagaaacacaaagttacttcctgttgtgtgtgtgtgtgtcggacACAGGAGACCTAATATCTCAGAGTGATGCAGGTTTTACAGCGCACAGTAACGATAGCAGAACAAGACCTTTGATATCAGCCGTTAAAAGTGCGTGACAGGTTTATTTCTCACTGCAGCAAAAATCATGACTTTGTACCCAGCATGCACTTTGCACAGAACAATCACCTCAGTTTGCAGCAGATGAAAATGTTGCAGTTGCAAAATTTTGGAaaaatttcacattttgttgatcttagaaatgcaaaaacagacGTGCCACATCAGCCTTTGTCCAAACGTTAATGCACTGTGAGCTTTTATTTCCTGAACTTCTTAAAAGTGTCTCTCTGTTCTTCACTTGGACCTTTCACCCACTGGGGACTCATTCTgtcctgcacacacagcatgtttgAAACCTACGCTCACGTGTTGTGGATTTTGAGGTCTGCTGTGGAAGCCAGATGTGCTTCTTTTTGCTGACTGCAGAACATCTGCATGCAGAATCTGCTGACATTTAGCAGAAtctctctgtttcctgtccCACTGCCTGTAAAGCTCATACAATATTTTCACTGCAAGTTTTAAGAGGTGGGACATGAAGTATGTGCTGCTCAGACTTTGACTATCAGGTGTTTCAGGTTTTCTTCCACCACACAACGTTACTTGGTGCATCGCATAACATCAGCAGGGCAGctgaataaaactgaaagtgaaatgtAAGAAAGAAGCGAGCGTGTGGTCCCTGATCATGGAAAATCAATCTGCCTCTGTTGCAACAGGAGAGGATCAGCTGTTTGCACTCAGAGCTgggaacaaataaacagaagacGCTTTttatagataaataaaactaaactgcaCCAGGTGAAGACAGTGTTGCAGTGAGATAGCAACCTGTCACACACTTTAACAGCTGCACCAGgtgaaaaattaaatataataataaaggaGCAGGGAAAGCgaatgaaaagaaaagtgcTGTTTGGTTCGTTCCTGCGTAATTTGGCACGTTTGGGACCAAAACCTGCACAAAGAGCTTCGAGTCTCACCTGCTGCACATTGTTATCCTCCTCCTCCGGCGTCTTCAGGGCGACAAGCGGCTGATTACCGGGTCCTTCCCTGCACTCCCTCCGGTTCATCACATGATCCGTTAAGTTGCCCTCGTGCTGCCTTCACGGGCTAATCGAAACTCTAAATTTTCGCTCATCGTAGCAGTAAGAACCACCAACCTAAACTATCTGCGACTTATTAATGTTAATgatcagaaatataaaatatggcACTTCCTGTATATTTGATATTGAACATATTTGCTGCTAATAAAACTCATCTACTTTTAAATCACAGTCACGGTAAGTTAGGAGAAGTGGCAAAGTTCCCACTGCGCTTTAAGGCCGATTTATGAAGCCAGTCGGGTATTGTAGTTTCTTAACCTCGTTGAAAAACGTAAAAACAGAACTAGGAGGAAGTCTATGGAATATACCATTTATCCGTAtatataacataataaaaaatataaatagccTTTACTATGAGTCTCATTTGAGAAATTTGTTTACCTTTTGACACGGTTACTCTCATGGACTACAAACACAAACCGGAAGTAGTTAAAAGTGGTGCTTTGTGTGGAGAACGGAGCTGAGTGTGATCAGAGACTGTGCAAACGGCATGAGAGCAGCAGAAGTAGGTCCCAGCACCAACTGACATTTGGTCAAAAAtatataagaataaaaaaaacatttttcaaagctACAGCTCGAGCTGCAGGTAGGCACAATTTCCATCGTGGTTATGATTTATGGGAACTCATCATTGTTGCAGACCTGCTCATATCATGTGCTATGTGTCCTAGTTTGACAGCCTTTGCTCAACAAACTGGTTTGGGTGCAGGTCACATACAGCTCCTGCCCCCACTGGTTTGGTACCTTAAGTCATGCTGAAGGATTTTATAAATAAGCCTGTGGATTTCCTTTAGGAACATGCAAGAATCGAGGTGTTAGGCTGCTTTTGTCCAGACAAAGGCCTGATGTGGTCTATAAAGTCATTACAGGTCGTATAATTTCACAGCAGTGCTGAAGCAGAACTGTAATCATTGACTTTGGCAGGAAAAAGGAGTATTCCTGCTGGCAGCATTTTAAATATGTGGatttgggttttggacttttggtTGAGCAGAAAGTTTAATGTGACACCAAACAAACATATGACTTTGCATTCACTTCAACAGATGAGGCTTCCTATTCGCTCATTTGGCATCTTCAGACGTCTACTCgctcagaaacaaacaatacGCCCACAGAGGCGAGGCTTGGGTGGTGCGGCGATGCGTCTGGTGCAGTTTCATCGGCATGGAGACGAAGGAGGCATCAGGGTGGGAGTGGAGCAGGACTCTGGGCTCGGTGTGGTGGATCTGAAGGCGTTTGACTCCTCCATGCCCTCCACAGTGAgagagctgctggagctgggAGACAAAGGTCTGGAGTGTGCACAGAGGTATCAAACACCAATTTGTAAGCTGAAATTAATCATTCACCAATTCTATTGATTAGTTATAAGTAATTCATTAGAACAACGTTTGGTTTGGCAGGAAGGCTGAAATGCATCTGGACCAAAATTGGCAAACACCTACGACTGCAGGCTGCggtttaataatttattatagtTTCATTAGTGACTGTGCAAAACCTAACATGCTCAAATGTAGTGAGGAAAATTACAGTACATGTGAAACGTTAACAGTAATAGTTGGTTTCAATACATAATGTTTCTgcagttataaatatataagtacTATGGTTTCACACTTTCTAATAAGTCATCAGGTTTTATATGTTAGTATGACACCAATAAATGATCTTGGGTTTCTCAGTTTGTAACAAGCCATTAGAAAAAGTTACtattacaaatgttttcaaTCCACAATCCATCCAGTCTGCAGCTGCAAATCTTAATAAGCCTGTGTTTACATGGATTTTGGTCCAGATGTCCCACAGTCATTGTCCAGACGTTACGCAGtgaaacatatatatatgttcagttTTGACTCTCTATTATTTCATAATCATTTGCTTCTTTGTAAATTATCCTCATCCGTCATCACCACCATCCctaattcatgtttttctccaaatcattgtcttcctgctcctaaacaacaacaacataataaaTCATCTTAATGAGCACAATAATCTTCTTAAGTtatcaggtttgtttttcctcaaatTAATCTCTAAAACAACAACCTTCTGGTCTAttcatttctgtctctgcatctccagtctttttcaaaataatgatCTTCTTTCATCATCATCTTAAAACGTCACCACCCAAACAAGAACAAGCTGTTTTTATCCAACTATCTTGATGAATTCTTTCTAATCgtcttcttcatcttcctcctcagagCCTTAGCGTCCGGTCAGTGCATGGTGCAGCGATCAgacatccagctgctgtcaccTGTGTTGGCCCCGGAgaaggttgtgtgtgtgggtatgaaCTACCGCGATCACTGCCTGGAGCAGAATGCCCCGATCCCCAAAGAGCCGAACATCTTCAGCAAGTTCCCCAGTGCCATCACTGGCCCATACGCTGACATCACTCTGCCCTCTGAGAGCCAGGTCgagcttttttaaaaagcacactGATTGTTTTGAGTGTAtttatgacacacacaaaaatagcCCTGGTGCTTTTTTATCCTGTATTTGCTTAACGTTCTGTTTTTGTCCGACTGAAGGAGGTGGACTGGGAGGTGGAGCTGGCCTTTGTGATTGGACGAAGAGGAAAACACATCAAGGTGAGTGTCACATCTCCGACGCTTTAATGAAGCATCTATTCAGGCTCCATTTCCACTGGTGTTGCTGTTCAGGAGGAAGACGCTCTCTCATACGTGGCCGGGTTCACTGTGGCCAATGACGTCAGTGCGCGTGACTGGCAGATGACGCGCAACGGGAAGCAGTGGCTGCTGGGAAAGACGTTTGACAGCTTCTGTCCTCTCGGCCCTGCTTTAGTAACCACCAACGCTGTGAAAGGTGAGAGGGAGCGACATACCACAGAGTGGAGAGGAGCAAGACGGGGGAATTACAGACAATCTGGTGAATCCCACAATTATCTGTGTTTTGTACGTCAGCAGCATCGCTGAGTGGACAGGCTGCAATTCTGTGAAAAGTGTGGTTGCAGCAGTAGAGTAGCCAAACCTGTATTACAAGTAAATAGTGGCCAACATGGATTTTTAAGGGTCAAAACATTGTCGCACACCATGAGTGATGTATTGTCATGTAGTGACAGTGTTCTGTATTAAGTCCACGTCACAAACAGTGAACAGTTTCATTAACGGTGCTGTTTATTTGTATCAGATCCTCACAACCTGAACATTCGCTGCCTGGTTAATGGAGAGACAGTCCAGAGCAGCAACACAGATCAGATGATCTTCAAGACTGCAGCACTGGTGGCCTGGGTCTCAAAGTAGGTCCACTCACTGTCACTGCTCATGATCTTGGTGTCTGAACATGTGAACTTAACAGAGACTTTGCCTGTTTTAAGTACAGATTTACATAAATCTGAACTTTTACGTTTTTCAGCTGCATGAGCTAAAGCTGAGTGTGCAGTTTCCATTTAAGAAATTATGCAAATTGTGTCAGAAATGAATCCACAAAAGGGCACTGTGCGTGCAAATGGCTTGCACTCATCACAGATTCAAAGTTGAAATTACATGCTTCAGCTAAGCCTTACCCACAGCGGCTGGCACCCCTTTTGCCCTAAAGCTCCCGGAGCAACTGGAGCGTTACCTGATCTGATTAGAGAAAAGCCTCTCCCTCACTTGCCTGACTTACTGATGACAATGCGTGTGCTGTTCTGTAATAATGGCAGCTCTGGGCTCTTTCACAGGATCTCTGcatgcacttaaaaaaaattactgtcACACACGCTTGTCTAATGGCATCACATGATCCGAAGAGTCCTCATTTGTTGATTAACACTATTAAGATGCACAGTAAGTCAGTGGACTAGTTGCTATTATATGGCGCATGTCTGTTGCTGACCTGAATGTTTTTCATCTGTCAGGTTTGTGACATTAACTCCAGGAGATGTGTTCCTGACAGGCACTCCTCCAGGTGTGGGGGTGTTCAGAAAGCCGCCCGTGTTCCTCAAGGTCAGTTCAAGcatgacactgaaaaaagtaaaaactgcaCAGCTACGTTGACCATGTTCCTGAGTACGGAGCTCCGGTTTTACTCTCCCTTTGTCCAAAAGAATTTAATAGCTgcacagcacaaaacaaaaaggatgaCACAGTATTTTAGTAGAATGGGTACCTGTTGCGGTTTAAAAGAAGCAAAACTATATTTCATTGACGTGTTTaactgattttcatttcagaaagGAGACGTGGTGGAGTGCCAGATAGACCAATTAGGCTCTATAATCAACAAAGTGGTATAAACAGAGACAAACTTCAGCAATTCATAAAGGTTTGTCAGCTGTTAAATGAAATGCGTTGATGATCAGTTGCTTCACACTGTAACATGTAATTTgcagaaaagttattttttccCTAAAAGAATGTGAGAATAAAGGAAAACATGGTTTTGCAAAATGAAACACTATAATTACATGACTCAACATGGTGCTTGTAGATCGTCCTCGGGTACTGCGTCACAGTCAACAGCTGT
This genomic window contains:
- the LOC113138776 gene encoding putative aminopeptidase W07G4.4, with product MCSSIQPVEWTADLRNQNFDGIILVTQSHDTLPSELESLKAPLQDYSSVDSGLGEEVVVLKVPGLPGNRLVFASTGPVNRDYDDVRRFSDAAVNGIKRALKAGMQRPLLVCPPHKDYKNSSLVAALGALHALYMPLEVREGNAKPTNHKVCVLGLWSPQEAQGQRLVKLADALESGRLAYRDIGGSDPERMAAPRVADYVQQLFKDSRVQVEVIRDLNVLEKEYPCLAAVNRCASSVPRHQARVIKLQYSGEGPIHKTLMLVGKGITYDTGGADIKAGGIMAGMHRDKCGAAAVAGFFQILAKLKPKHLKVVGSMAMVRNSVGTDCYVADELVVSRAGRRVRVGNTDAEGRMVMVDLLCEMKEKAVLETSPELFTIATLTGHAIRAMGPNYSIIMDNGPAHRNSNAAQWQKAGDVLGDVFEVSSIRREDYEFHKGKSEYEDILQCNNLPSSATPRGHQTPAAFLIMASGLDKHGVDSDRPLPYSHIDIAGSSGPFPGTPTGAPILAMATNYILSDDL
- the fahd2a gene encoding fumarylacetoacetate hydrolase domain-containing protein 2A isoform X1; translated protein: MRAAEMRLPIRSFGIFRRLLAQKQTIRPQRRGLGGAAMRLVQFHRHGDEGGIRVGVEQDSGLGVVDLKAFDSSMPSTVRELLELGDKGLECAQRALASGQCMVQRSDIQLLSPVLAPEKVVCVGMNYRDHCLEQNAPIPKEPNIFSKFPSAITGPYADITLPSESQEVDWEVELAFVIGRRGKHIKEEDALSYVAGFTVANDVSARDWQMTRNGKQWLLGKTFDSFCPLGPALVTTNAVKGERERHTTEWRGARRGNYRQSDPHNLNIRCLVNGETVQSSNTDQMIFKTAALVAWVSKFVTLTPGDVFLTGTPPGVGVFRKPPVFLKMSMYLSHKLCICSRTDMKLKAFIPLKGQRGQTTKLLYGAFMVQ
- the fahd2a gene encoding fumarylacetoacetate hydrolase domain-containing protein 2A isoform X4; the encoded protein is MRAAEMRLPIRSFGIFRRLLAQKQTIRPQRRGLGGAAMRLVQFHRHGDEGGIRVGVEQDSGLGVVDLKAFDSSMPSTVRELLELGDKGLECAQRALASGQCMVQRSDIQLLSPVLAPEKVVCVGMNYRDHCLEQNAPIPKEPNIFSKFPSAITGPYADITLPSESQEVDWEVELAFVIGRRGKHIKEEDALSYVAGFTVANDVSARDWQMTRNGKQWLLGKTFDSFCPLGPALVTTNAVKGERERHTTEWRGARRGNYRQSDPHNLNIRCLVNGETVQSSNTDQMIFKTAALVAWVSKFVTLTPGDVFLTGTPPGVGVFRKPPVFLKKGDVVECQIDQLGSIINKVV
- the fahd2a gene encoding fumarylacetoacetate hydrolase domain-containing protein 2A isoform X3 is translated as MRAAEMRLPIRSFGIFRRLLAQKQTIRPQRRGLGGAAMRLVQFHRHGDEGGIRVGVEQDSGLGVVDLKAFDSSMPSTVRELLELGDKGLECAQRALASGQCMVQRSDIQLLSPVLAPEKVVCVGMNYRDHCLEQNAPIPKEPNIFSKFPSAITGPYADITLPSESQEVDWEVELAFVIGRRGKHIKEEDALSYVAGFTVANDVSARDWQMTRNGKQWLLGKTFDSFCPLGPALVTTNAVKDPHNLNIRCLVNGETVQSSNTDQMIFKTAALVAWVSKFVTLTPGDVFLTGTPPGVGVFRKPPVFLKMSMYLSHKLCICSRTDMKLKAFIPLKGQRGQTTKLLYGAFMVQ
- the fahd2a gene encoding fumarylacetoacetate hydrolase domain-containing protein 2A isoform X5, whose protein sequence is MRAAEMRLPIRSFGIFRRLLAQKQTIRPQRRGLGGAAMRLVQFHRHGDEGGIRVGVEQDSGLGVVDLKAFDSSMPSTVRELLELGDKGLECAQRALASGQCMVQRSDIQLLSPVLAPEKVVCVGMNYRDHCLEQNAPIPKEPNIFSKFPSAITGPYADITLPSESQEVDWEVELAFVIGRRGKHIKEEDALSYVAGFTVANDVSARDWQMTRNGKQWLLGKTFDSFCPLGPALVTTNAVKDPHNLNIRCLVNGETVQSSNTDQMIFKTAALVAWVSKFVTLTPGDVFLTGTPPGVGVFRKPPVFLKKGDVVECQIDQLGSIINKVV
- the fahd2a gene encoding fumarylacetoacetate hydrolase domain-containing protein 2A isoform X2, producing MRLPIRSFGIFRRLLAQKQTIRPQRRGLGGAAMRLVQFHRHGDEGGIRVGVEQDSGLGVVDLKAFDSSMPSTVRELLELGDKGLECAQRALASGQCMVQRSDIQLLSPVLAPEKVVCVGMNYRDHCLEQNAPIPKEPNIFSKFPSAITGPYADITLPSESQEVDWEVELAFVIGRRGKHIKEEDALSYVAGFTVANDVSARDWQMTRNGKQWLLGKTFDSFCPLGPALVTTNAVKGERERHTTEWRGARRGNYRQSDPHNLNIRCLVNGETVQSSNTDQMIFKTAALVAWVSKFVTLTPGDVFLTGTPPGVGVFRKPPVFLKMSMYLSHKLCICSRTDMKLKAFIPLKGQRGQTTKLLYGAFMVQ
- the fahd2a gene encoding fumarylacetoacetate hydrolase domain-containing protein 2A isoform X6, with the protein product MVQRSDIQLLSPVLAPEKVVCVGMNYRDHCLEQNAPIPKEPNIFSKFPSAITGPYADITLPSESQEVDWEVELAFVIGRRGKHIKEEDALSYVAGFTVANDVSARDWQMTRNGKQWLLGKTFDSFCPLGPALVTTNAVKGERERHTTEWRGARRGNYRQSDPHNLNIRCLVNGETVQSSNTDQMIFKTAALVAWVSKFVTLTPGDVFLTGTPPGVGVFRKPPVFLKMSMYLSHKLCICSRTDMKLKAFIPLKGQRGQTTKLLYGAFMVQ